The Solenopsis invicta isolate M01_SB chromosome 12, UNIL_Sinv_3.0, whole genome shotgun sequence DNA window catccgacaaaagcgtgattttgcaaaatgctggctgggaagaacagttgactaccgctgatggctacttcaacttttgcattccgctttacgtgctgttgggattctgcgaggattaccgtcgagtagtgatcaacgctcgtcacgaattgatcttgatacgagcgcgcaacgataacaattgcctaaagggcaattcagcggtagagcctgtgatagaattgtttaagattcagtggcgaatgccgcacgtaatactgaatgaaataaataaactttcgatgctgcgcacattggagagcggacgatacctcagcatggcttttcgctcgtgggatctttacgagtatccgcttttgcaacgtacgaccaagcactcgtgggctatcaagaccgctactcaactcgagaagccgcgatatgtcatctttgctctgcaaaccggtcgaaaaaacgtcatgtccgaggacacgagtCGATttgaccattgcaatttaatcaacgtgaaactgtacttgaactctgatagttatccttatgaagatatgaatttagatattagtaaaaatagatgggctattctgtacgacatgtatgcacgtttctgcaaaactcatctcggatacgagtatctcgagccgaatctcacagtgacaaattttatacgtcacggtcctttcataataatagattgtagtcggcaagttgaatcaatcaagagcgcaaccgttgacgtgcgattggaatttgagacaaaggataacgtatcagaaaatactagtgtctattgcttgataatacacgatctcgtgattcagtacaacccgttgacaaacattgtgcgcaaaatcacttaattccacgctaatatatagtatatattatacgatacatcgacgtagaccacagtcttcgtttcgaccgcaacatgtccgtgccgacgttcgtggatctgctaggtttcccccttggacgattgagaggtttcgtcgtaaaagaatttgctgctcttagagggggaaacgttctcgcgcattatatctttgacagcccccagccatgggattggctgataaaatccgaaagatcttgcgcctcctggctcactgccatgcatcatgggctaagatggggcaccgacggggtggttccgtaccggaaagcgagacaagtgattacaactgcagtactgggtgctgaaaatcctgacgacaaggagattgtatacgtcaaaggacatgagaaacgaaaatggctgggagaattacttctggacaatcggcgagaatacgcatacatcgagagcctggatgtggattacgaagacgtggataatctgaataatctaaatgatgctaatacttttcaatgtgggcaacaccgtacgaataaacattgtgcattacaaaatgtattcaaactttacaattggtggacacaattgcaaaaataaacatatgtaatatacaagatacatttttttttccccctccattacatctacgtttctccaacgtttttttcatgtttctcacgtttagtttaacgtttttcatgtttagattaacgttttttcatatttcacgtttcatgtacgtcatgtttcatgtatgtcatgttttacgtttcatgtacgtcatgtttcatgtatgtcatgtttcacgtttcatgtacgtaacgtttcacgtttcatgtacgtaacgtttcacgtttcatgtttctcacgtttagtttaacgtttttcatgttttttcacgtttagtttaacgttttttcatgtttttttcacgtttagtttaacgttttttcatgtttagattaacgtttttttcatgtttcacgtttcatgtacgtcatgtttcatgtatgtcatgttttacgtttcatgtacgtcatgtttcatgtacgtcatgtttcatgtacgtcatgtttcacgtttcatgtacgtcatatttcatgtacgtcacgtttcatgtacgtcatgtttcacgtttcatgtacgtcatgtttcatgtacgtcatgtttcacgtttcatgtacaacgttgccagaccgcgaaaacgtgtcgtgacacgttcgagcgataacgatgatgatgaaattgtttgatagaggggaaaagtatcccccactcctttacaattgcagaagcataaacgtgtcgtgacatgtgaaAGTGATAACGACGacaataatgaaattgttgaaagaggggaagcctcccctctcctTAAAAGTGCAGAAGCATTAATCTTCAAATAAGCATCATAATTTCTTGCaacatcagtattgcatcagaggTTCGAACGAACGATTCGCAATGTACTTTGCCGAGGGAGGTAACACATTGTACAGTggtgaagtgaagaaggaatgCAATGGGTAAGTTTCGATATTCTAATAGCGTTTATGCAACGTTGTGTGATaaacttttgattttcttttacagcATTTCGACGGAGCGTCGTACAGCGCGCTTATTGAGCAGACGTTACGCTTTGACAGCTACGAGTTACAAGTATTTGGAGATTGGAATTAACGTCGGTCCACCGAGTTACGTGGAGATCGCCATAGGAGATCATCAAGGACGAGAATTGATACTGTCTGTTGAAACGTGGAAAGGTCTCTACGAGCAACGatggaatatttccaaattaattcggAATGACTACAAGGACAATTTTATAAGCGTCGGACCCTTAACAATCAAAGTTAGTGTGATGAATGACGTTAGGCTCATACGTCTCGAATCTTCTAACGTGTATGTGACAGTGATTGAATCCACGTTACATCGTATGTTCAGTTTGTACGAGTGTATCAACGTAATGTTCGAGCGCTTAGTTAGAATCGTTGATACAGTCGATGTTAAGTACACACAATTCTTAAACATCGCGTCCAATGTAATGAATCAAGAAAAAGCGATACGCGAGAGCAATATCTTCGATATGCGTCAACTCGTCGATTGTGAGctgttagctttattttttactgcatacACAATGTATTCACAACagacaataaattgtttattattaaattaaaattgcaacctttttttatttttcctcttccaAAAAAAATCCACAGTTATACATTAGTATCAATACCAcgatatttagttttgaaatattttaaaaagaatgtgcGAAGATACGAGAGTACAGTCAGGCTAaaaaaaagatgcgagtatacgagagtaaagtcaggctaaaaaaacgtgtgtttcaaatgctcagtcgtaggctaaaaaagatgcgagtataagAGAATAAAGTCATATTAACacttccctcttgcatcatctaaattttgtttcaacatgcagcagccggattatcggcgcttatctttactaagaaagataccttgcacgattagacatgccactgggtggcaaccgcacacgaaaaagagctcacgtaaacaaatctaaatattgtttcaacgtgcagcagccgaattatcggcgcttatctttactaagaaagataccttgcacgattagacatgccactggatggcaaccgcacacgaaaaagagcttatgtaaacaaatctaaatataatttacacgtgtcattagaagccggattatcggcgcttctctttactaagaaagataccttgcacaattagacatgccactggacgacaaccgcgcatgaaagagagctcacgtaaacaaatataaataatatttcaacgcgttattagcacagctgaaagagctgttcagcgcttttctctctctctcttgcatccaccttgaccaaaaaattattagaggatagcgagcgttggggggcggcagcggtggcggcggcggcggcggcggcggcgggccccgcggaaatagccgcgcacaccccacaaaatattcgccatcgtatcgcttatccccctcgtgatgacagacatttccgatttcaaagaacagtcatacacacctcctcgcggtgtgatttattatgtttatgtaaacagagtgacaggtacatggtccatgtttacattaaatggtcagtagttgcctccacgcgacacatttcaaaggtgtcggtcaagaacatggtcctcgaatcgttatctctgtttacttaaacattgattacgaagaactaccggttaggttcgtacacgtgtccccgatttaatcccccctcgccccgccgctgtcgcgtaacatcgtctccggttagacctcccgtgagacccgaaatattccccccttccccgcacgcggcacatttcaaaggtgtcaaatttatttaaacatcgggctagaacatggtcctcgaatcgttatcactgtttatataaacattgattacgcaaaactaccggttaggtttacacgtgtgaccccgtttcaaccccccctcccctccccacccagtttggtccacccgcgggaccttatcgccggttaggtccccccgcgcgacccgtaatattccccccttccccgcacccccccgAGATCCCTgggttagaatccgcctatacattctactatcagaaattcaaaaatgttcttctacaattaaattaacttaaaattggacacacagttaaaaaattttacactttttctGACATTCTTAAAACactcattgaaaattttcatggcaaatataatatcatttgttttatgttaatatcatttgtgttcttgagaaattttaatttaattgataatacaaaagcatttctaaacttcctaatattttggtataataacgtacttagcataaaatatttaaaaataatttacaaattatatatgttactgtaaaagcccgaactacggtaaatcctaagattttccagtaaaacctaagatttaccaactcttaatggtaaaagtccgaacagttctgtaatcatcgttcatttcgaacttttactaccattcacttggtaaatcttaggatttacctcAAAAGCACGGTAAATGATGAAAAAGACATGTCATAACGTGTTTggcgcaaattttatttgtgttattttttactattcaagaagtattttaaagatgttttcaaatgactagttactaaaaattaataaataagaataccaaatgaaaataatttaaaataggtagAGATTTAActaattagtaatataaatgattaataattattctcatatgatacataaaaatgtgtaaggttttgactgatagttaattgaaataaatgctatatatttgtatagcataatttattatacatttaatttctaattaaaatctttaaaatactttttatataaataatcatccaaataatttatattttatttattttaatctctatatCTGTGTCGCGCTTTCctattttctttccttttaaaaaatgtccttttcaaaaatgtaaatccgtgtagcatcgtaaaataaaatagtaatttgtttaacaaagtagagctttctagctataaaatgcttttttcagaatttcattgtcatcattttttacaaagtttaaaatatttgtctatttttcggaatcagaataatgtttgatcaattttgttgttatgaagtgtataatgataattatcttatttgctatttaatttttaataataataatttgtttatttaggtagtggtatattatttttttaatattatatgctatttggattatatatatatttgttgtaggataatattggatattggataattgttagtcggtcttattaattttggttattgtcatacatatataaggtatatgattcgttattcattgaattaattatcaatttgtagttttattgtacttttttgTCAGTTCTGAGCCTTGGTTGtatgttaattcaatttatatcttgtcGCTGCTAGTGTCAATTCTACCATGACTACCACAAGTCTTTTTGAAGCtatttttcgtaattaattttccaattgcctgtatctcgtttttctttctagtACTAGTGCTAATAAAGCTTGCGTCAAAATCTGTATGACTTGGGAACGCGTATCACTGAGAAAACTTGCTGtctattttagactttttgacATACGTCggtcaaaaaattagaattgaacattaacttaattttctagaattatatgGTTCTTGGTAACTCGACTATCGTTTTCTCTTCTCGAATTAGTAGCAATGGTACtggaattaaagtttgtatgtcTTGGGAATACAACTTGCTGAGAAATCTGACTGTCTGTTTTTAAAAAgtgacaaaatttgtatgtggtgtaaagctgatttaaatgaTTCTGTAGCTTGAGGTCACCACTGGTGTTTTTATTCTAGATTCAGTggtaataaagcttatttaaaattctgtatgtgTTGGGAACACGGGTTGTTGAGAAAATTGATTGTCTATTTTAGACATGTGACACTCGTCGAtcactaaattgaaattttaatgttatggcATATTTCTCATCTATTAGCATTCCTAGCGTGTACAGACTTTTATTCTGGCATAATTACCACTAAGAAAGACTAGAAAAGAAAACGATAGTCAAGCTGATACAAagcgtattattattaaaaaattaataaaacattgaaatttcaatttagTGATCAACGAGTATCACATGGCTAAAATAGACATTCAATTTTGTCAATAACCCGTGTTTCCAAcacatacagaattttaaataagctttattatcactaaatgtagaataaaaacaCTAGTGGAGTGACCACAAGCTATAGAAtcatttaaatcagctttacagCACATACAAATTTTGACACCGATGGATGTCAAAGGTGTCAAAAACAAATAGATTTCTCAATCAGTTGTGTTCCCAAaacatacaaactttaatttcagtACCATTGCTACTAATTCGAGAAGAGAAAACGATAGTCAAGTTACCAAGAACcatataattctagaaaattaagttaatgtttaattctaattttttgaccGACGTATgtcaaaaagtctaaaatagatagcaagttttctcagtgatacgtgttcccaagtcatacagattttgacgcaagctttattagcacgagtactagaaaaaaaaacgagatacaggcaattggaaagtaaattacgaaaaatagctTCAAAAAGACTTGTGGTAGTTATAGTAGAATTGACAGTAGTAGCGACAAggtataaattgaattaacataCAACCAAGGCTCAGAACTGACAGAAAAGTACACTAAAactacaaattaataattaattcaatgaataacgaatcatataccttatatatgtatgacaataaccaaaattaataagaccgactaacaattatccaatatccaatattatcctacaacaaatatatatataatccaaatagcatataatattaaaaaaataatataccattacctatataaacaaattattattattaaaaattaaatagcaaatgatataattatcattatacacttcataacaacaaaattgatcaaacattattctgattccgaaaaatagacaaatatttcaagtgtaaaattttgtaaaaaatgatgataatgaaattatgaaaaaagcattttatagctagaaagctctacttcgttaaacaaattactattttattttacgatgctacacggattttttgattaatattcatgcagtaattggttttttta harbors:
- the LOC113006159 gene encoding uncharacterized protein LOC113006159, whose protein sequence is MYFAEGGNTLYSGEVKKECNGISTERRTARLLSRRYALTATSYKYLEIGINVGPPSYVEIAIGDHQGRELILSVETWKGLYEQRWNISKLIRNDYKDNFISVGPLTIKVSVMNDVRLIRLESSNVYVTVIESTLHRMFSLYECINVMFERLVRIVDTVDVKYTQFLNIASNVMNQEKAIRESNIFDMRQLVDCELLALFFTAYTMYSQQTINCLLLN